In Corylus avellana chromosome ca2, CavTom2PMs-1.0, the following proteins share a genomic window:
- the LOC132171440 gene encoding uncharacterized protein LOC132171440 isoform X1, which produces MVTENHEIPSGWPLGLGIMNMRLRVLQRLPASAAAEPHSLRVASTSFSSFSSSNLDTEMNQSTASFFQDHSVSLGRLIGIRPGERSGFYLQNSINFEEHNMMPARDANTDVSRHRVDMSRGICIPLLLGALVKMSRSKSKSRK; this is translated from the exons ATGGTCACCGAG AACCATGAGATACCCAGTGGATGGCCGCTTGGGCTTGGGATTATGAACATGAGACTTAGAGTGTTGCAGAGATTACCAGCCTCTGCTGCAGCAGAGCCCCACTCTTTGCGCGTGGCATCAACCAGTTTCTCCTCATTCTCTTCCTCTAACCTTGATACTGAG ATGAACCAGTCCACAGCATCCTTCTTTCAAGATCATAGCGTGTCACTCGGCCGGCTAATTGGGATAAGACCAGGCGAAAGATCAGGCTTCTACTTGCAAAACTCAATCAATTTTGAAGAGCATAACATGATGCCTGCAAGGGATGCAAACACTGATGTCTCTAGACATAGAGTGGACATGTCACGGGGAATTTGCATTCCTCTGTTGCTTGGTGCTCTGGTAAAGATGAGCCGGAGCAAGAGCAAGTCAAGAAAGTAA
- the LOC132171440 gene encoding uncharacterized protein LOC132171440 isoform X2, whose amino-acid sequence MVTENHEIPSGWPLGLGIMNMRLRVLQRLPASAAAEPHSLRVASTSFSSFSSSNLDTESTASFFQDHSVSLGRLIGIRPGERSGFYLQNSINFEEHNMMPARDANTDVSRHRVDMSRGICIPLLLGALVKMSRSKSKSRK is encoded by the exons ATGGTCACCGAG AACCATGAGATACCCAGTGGATGGCCGCTTGGGCTTGGGATTATGAACATGAGACTTAGAGTGTTGCAGAGATTACCAGCCTCTGCTGCAGCAGAGCCCCACTCTTTGCGCGTGGCATCAACCAGTTTCTCCTCATTCTCTTCCTCTAACCTTGATACTGAG TCCACAGCATCCTTCTTTCAAGATCATAGCGTGTCACTCGGCCGGCTAATTGGGATAAGACCAGGCGAAAGATCAGGCTTCTACTTGCAAAACTCAATCAATTTTGAAGAGCATAACATGATGCCTGCAAGGGATGCAAACACTGATGTCTCTAGACATAGAGTGGACATGTCACGGGGAATTTGCATTCCTCTGTTGCTTGGTGCTCTGGTAAAGATGAGCCGGAGCAAGAGCAAGTCAAGAAAGTAA